A portion of the Ferroacidibacillus organovorans genome contains these proteins:
- a CDS encoding glycosyltransferase, whose product MSIIVPTFNEMENVGRVSNVVRESMEGIDYELIFIDDSSDDTPIELEQLASQDNCIRYEHRVNERGLGTAVVRGFQLALGDVIAVMDADLQHPASMLPAMLEQVDHGAEVVIASRFIPGGSDGGLSLNRKIISGVARYLSRILLHRIRPIKDPTSGFFMFRREVIDTVELRPIGWKILIEVLARGKSDKVVEVPYDFHARSAGESKMSLREQWNYMKHLFILMKDSPIDLRLYSFLAVGLSGVVVNLAAYMLFVRIGIPILISGFLSALVALFSNFLLNDKITWRDVHISRWHLRATKYFLVSVGGIIFDIGVLDMLFRVFHLNYLFANVAGIIVASVWNFLLNNLWTWNNNKKSSMIRSFDDRSSRESI is encoded by the coding sequence TTGAGTATTATCGTTCCAACATTTAATGAGATGGAAAATGTAGGAAGAGTTTCAAATGTAGTGCGTGAGTCAATGGAGGGTATCGATTATGAACTTATTTTCATAGACGACAGCTCAGACGATACACCGATTGAACTTGAACAACTTGCATCTCAAGACAATTGTATTAGATATGAGCACAGGGTTAACGAACGAGGATTGGGAACTGCTGTAGTTAGAGGATTCCAATTGGCATTGGGGGATGTAATTGCCGTTATGGATGCAGATTTACAGCATCCTGCCAGCATGCTCCCCGCCATGTTGGAGCAGGTTGATCACGGTGCTGAAGTTGTGATTGCAAGTCGATTCATTCCAGGTGGAAGTGATGGTGGGTTATCTCTTAATCGTAAAATTATTTCTGGTGTAGCACGTTATTTGTCTAGGATTCTATTACATCGAATTCGACCGATTAAAGACCCAACTAGTGGATTTTTTATGTTTAGAAGAGAAGTTATTGATACTGTAGAATTAAGACCAATTGGTTGGAAAATACTTATCGAGGTTCTAGCGCGAGGGAAGTCCGACAAAGTCGTTGAAGTTCCATATGATTTTCATGCGAGGTCTGCAGGAGAATCGAAAATGTCGCTTCGGGAACAATGGAATTATATGAAACATCTGTTCATTCTCATGAAAGATAGTCCAATAGATCTGAGGTTATACTCATTTTTGGCAGTGGGGTTATCTGGAGTGGTAGTAAACTTGGCTGCTTATATGTTATTTGTTCGGATTGGAATACCAATATTGATTTCTGGGTTTTTATCAGCTCTTGTTGCGCTCTTTTCGAATTTTTTACTAAATGATAAGATCACCTGGCGAGATGTGCATATTAGTCGTTGGCATTTAAGGGCAACAAAATATTTTCTCGTGTCTGTTGGGGGAATCATTTTTGATATTGGTGTTCTTGATATGTTGTTCAGGGTTTTCCATTTGAATTATTTATTTGCTAATGTGGCAGGAATTATTGTTGCATCTGTTTGGAATTTTTTATTGAATAACTTGTGGACATGGAACAATAACAAAAAATCATCAATGATTCGCTCTTTTGATGATAGAAGTAGTAGAGAATCTATATAA